The Sulfurimonas sp. genome includes the window CACTTTCTTCTAAAATTTTTGATACTTTAAGAGTGGCTTTTTGTTCTTGGTCTATAATTTGTTCAAATATATTCATTCTTTGAACAAGTGCTTTGTTTAAATTTTCAACAAAAGTGCCAGATGCAAAGGTATCAAAAACACTATTTAACTTTTCAAAGTTTTCCATACTTTTTTTGAAGTATGTTTGTTCAATTTCTTCTTTTTGCCAAAAATATTCACTTGTTGCTTCTTTTATAAGATTTGCATCTTTTTGAAAACGACTCATTCCTGTTTTCTCAAAAAATATCCACCAAATTGATAAAAATATACCATATATAGATACATAAAAAGCTGTGCCAACTCCACCTAAAAGCTTTGAAATTTCTTCTTCAAGAACCTGTGATGTTTGTGAAGAAAAATCAGGCATGGAAATTGCAATACTAATAAAAGTACCTAAAATACCTAAGGTTGGAAATATACCAGCAGCGATTGAAGAAAAATTTTCATTTCTCATTTTTTTTGATTCTTGACTTAAAAAATCTTCTAAAGAAGCATTTGCTTTTTCAATTCCAGCAATAAAAAGAAGATTTTTGTTTATGAAAACTGATAAGTTGCTTTTAACTTCATCAAAATTTTTTCTAAGTTTACACGAAGCGTAGTAAGCATTGTGTCTTACAAAAAACAGATAGATAATAAAAATAGTGCCAATCATTAAAATACTGTGTATTTCAACTCGGAAATTTATAAGCTTTAGATAACCTGCAAGAGCAAAAGCTAAGAGAAAAATAGGAATCGACAGTAACCATAAAAACCTAAAAGAACAATCCCGTCCTTTACCTAAAGTTGTTGATAATTTATTAAACTCTTCTATATTTTGCATTTATCTAAATACCTTATCACAATCTTTTTGAATAGCACCTGGTATAGTGGCAATAGTCATAAACTCCGACATTGAAAGGTTCGGATACATTATTGCTATATAGTATTTTGGTGCTAATATTTTAGCTACATTATCTTCTATCAAAATAGAATAAGGGAGAAGTTCACTATTTTGATAACCAGTTTTTTTCACAAACTTACTAGTTCTTCTTGACAGTTTTACACCAATGATTACAGAACCATTATCAAGATGATGTTCATAAATAATTTTTTTTGATTTTCGAGCTTTTTTTAGAAGTGTTTTGTTATTGCCCATTGCAACTTTTATCATATCTTGATAATGAGGCATATTTTGCATAAATTGGTATCTGCTTAGTCTTGTGAATTTCACAACATCTTTTGAGTTTTTTAAATCATTAAAAATGCTGTGTAAATCATCGAGTATTTTTTTAGTTATTTTTTCATCATAATCAGTTTGCATAAATGCTTTATGTATAAACAACGGGTTTAGTATGCTAATGAGAGAATTCTTTTTATCAATAAGGAGTCTAAGAGATCCAGAGAAACCTCTTTTCTTCGTAGAAGCCATCTTTGTCATGGCATTGTTTGTAAAAATCATGGCAACATAATTTGCTTTTTTATCAATTTGATATTCACCAAGAATTTTAAAATTAGCATTTTGCAGTTTCTCTATAAGTTCTTTTTGTGAAATAAGAGCAGTTTGTAGATAAGCACTAACTCGAGAGTTTTTTACATATCCTGATTTAACATTTTTTGTAGATATAACTTCTTCTTGTTTGTAGTAATCAGGGGGAACTCTTTTACTAGAACCAATAGCATTTGTTTTCTTAACTCTAGTGATTTGCTGAGAGCTTGCAGACACGCTTACAGAAGGAACTCTAATTTTAACCTCTGGTACTTTTGGCACATTTATAATAATTATTTTATCTTGAGATGCATATAAATTTGACAAATTTAAAAGAGATAAAAGGGATATGGACAAAACTTTAATAAAGTTTACTTTCATGAGTATTCCTGATGCTTCAGGGAGCTAGATGCTCCCTAAGTTTAAAAAAAAGTCTATTTTTTAGAAGCTTTAAATTTTTTGTACTCCTCATACTCTTTGTCGGTTAAAGAGTGAGTAGCGTCGTTAGCATTTTCAGTAGCACTTACAGTTGATTTACGAGTATCATTTGAGATAGTTTTAGTAGAATCATTGAAGTTATTTGAAGTAGCTTTCGTAGAGTCATTCAAGTTGTTTGAGGTTGTCTTTGTAGAGTCATTCAAGTTGTTTGAGGTTGTCTTTGTAGAGTCATTCAAGTTGTTTGAAGTTGTCTTTGTAGAGTCATTCAAGTTGTTTGAAGTTGTCTTCGCAGAGTCATTCAAGTTGTTTGAAGTTGTCTTCGCAGAGTCATTCAAGTTGTTTGAAGTTGTCTTTGTAGAGTCATTCAAGTTGTTTGAAGTCGTCTTTGTAGAGTCATTCAAGTTGTTTGAAGTCGTCTCTGTTGAGCTTTTAAGATCACCTGAAATAGTCTTTGTAGAGTCGTTTAAGTTATTAGAAGTAGTCTTTGTTGCATCATTTACATCATGAGAAACTGCTACAGTAGAGTCTTTAAAGTCTTTTGTAGCCATAGTTGAACTATCTTTAAAGTCACGACTTGTGTTAGAGATACTATCTTTAGAATCTTCTGCCAATTCAATAGTGCTATCACGAACATCACGACTAACACTTGTTGTTGAAACTTCTCCACTTTTTACAGTAGCAATTTCACTTGTTTTAAGATCATCAGATGCTTTTACAGCTGTATCACGAGCGTCATGTCCAAGAGAAGTAACAGTTCTTTCACCACTCTTACTTACTTCAACTCCACCATCTTTCATTGAATCAGCTGTATCACGAG containing:
- a CDS encoding MotA/TolQ/ExbB proton channel family protein, with translation MQNIEEFNKLSTTLGKGRDCSFRFLWLLSIPIFLLAFALAGYLKLINFRVEIHSILMIGTIFIIYLFFVRHNAYYASCKLRKNFDEVKSNLSVFINKNLLFIAGIEKANASLEDFLSQESKKMRNENFSSIAAGIFPTLGILGTFISIAISMPDFSSQTSQVLEEEISKLLGGVGTAFYVSIYGIFLSIWWIFFEKTGMSRFQKDANLIKEATSEYFWQKEEIEQTYFKKSMENFEKLNSVFDTFASGTFVENLNKALVQRMNIFEQIIDQEQKATLKVSKILEESANRVDMIASQQKDLASIFDKTIEKFEKFSSNINNQHNTLDKAHNALSSEFSRAVMIAEVLSDNSVKLNEALSNINVQNVQNLYSGVIKNINLMKEEINEIGNSFDKKIDDFDGKFLNKLQDALKMIDSETATIVSQISQLKSDK